The DNA segment tagtgtgtttcgggtttttttgggcaatgttctatgttagtatatttctatgtctgtgtctatttagtctatttctatgttcagggttttttggtttggccttcaattagaagcagctgttcttcgttgcttttaattggaggccatatttaagtaaggggtttttgtcactgtgtttgtgagTAGTTATTCCGTGTATAGCGtgttgccttacaggactgtcttcgtTGGTGGttgttattttgttcagtgttcaagTTTCCttctaaataaaagaagatgagtatacacattcctgctgcattttggtctaatccatacgacgaacgtgacagtttCATCACATGTCCCTTTTCAACTAcacaatgcatttggaaagtattcagtattcctttttccacattttgttacgctacagctttattctaaaattgattaaataaatgttttcctcataccctataatgacaaaatgaaaacaggtttttagacatttttgcaaatctattaaaaatTAGAAACAGAAacgccttatttacataagtattccaaccctttgctatgagactcgaaattaagctcaggtgcatcctgtttccattgatcatccttgagatgttctacttgattggagtccacatgtggtgaattcaattgattggacatgatttggaaagacacacacctgtctatataaggtcccacagttgacagtgcatgtcagagcaaaaaccaagacataaGGTTGATGGAATTGAccatagagcgccgagacaggattgtgtctatgCACAGATCtatggaagggtaccaaaaaatgtctgcagcattgaaggcccccaagaacacagtggcctccatcattcttaaatggaagaagtttggaaccaccaagactcttcctagatctggccgcctggacaaactgagtaatcgggggagaagggccttagttagggaggtgaccaagaacccaatggtcactctgacagagctccagagttcctctgtggagatgggaaaaccttccagaaggacaaccatctctgcagcactccatcaatcagtggccagacggaagccactcctcagtaaaaggcacgacagcccacttggagtttgccaaaaggcaactaaaggactctcagaccatgagaaacaagattctctggtctgatgaaaccaagattgaactctttggcctaaatgccaagcgtcacgtctggaggaaaccaggcaccactcatcacctggccaatgaAATTCCTACgttgaagtatggtggtggcagaatcatgctgtggggatgtttttcagcagcagggactgggagactagtcaggatcgagggaaagatgaacggagcaaagtacagcgaaatccttgatgaaaacctgctccagagcgcacagGACCTTCCAGAGCGCtccagttcaccttccaacaggacaataaccttaagcACCGAGCCAAGaccacgcaggagtggctttgagacaagtctcttaatgtccttgagtggcccagccagagcccggacttgaacccgatcaaacatctctggagagagctaaaaatagctgtgcagtgacgctccctatccaatctgacagagcttgagaggctctacagatgtgccaagcttgtagcgtcatacccaagaagactcaaggctgtaatcgctgccaaaggtacttttTAACAcctttcagtttttatttttaatagattCACAAAACATAAAAAttaactgtttttgctttataattatggggtattgtgtgtagattgattagggaaaaaacaatgtaatcaattttagaataaggctgtaaagtaacaaaatgtgaaaaaagtcaaggtgtctgaaatactttccgaatgcactgtacattttcacctagggcagcaggtagcctgacggttaagagcgtttggccagtaactgaaaggtcactggtttgaatcccttaGCCGACTAGGCTGTTTGggccaatgaccataggagttaaCAAGACAGCACAAACCAGGCTAAACCATTTCCACTTTGACCAGTAATTATATCTATCTTCCTGACCACTTACCATGGGTAttcataggggagagtggggtaagttgagccaaccTTGTTTCtagaaaccatacacaaaatgtataatttgaccaaatatttaggaagaggtcatcatttcatgggagtctgtgaaggaagaaaccacatggacaAAGTGATAATgaagttaggtccaaaaaactGATTTTCATTAAGTCAAATTAATGTATTGTGTTAAGAGGTtttatgatgcttgtatctaaaccaaagtagataattttaagattgttctatacataaGTTGGGGTCTCTATATGCTTCAATATGTGCATCCTTTGTGGctaatagtcaaaatgtttgccttgtgGTAAATTGAGCCAATTGAAATGTTTTTCCAGGTGTAATGCAAGCCATTATCACTGGGATATGAGGTACAAAATGGCAAGTGTTAATAAAAATTacagtgtttgttaggtgttaagcctgtgttaaaagatgcATAAAATGACTAAAAGACAAAAAAGCATTTGTGATTGTGTTGACTTGTacttgggaaataaagatagacatggttttctaaaaggtagtggtaatatttcattcagtacagaaatgtgtTGGCGGCTTAACTGACCCTGTCACATGGCCCATACCTGGGGTAAGTTGTGTCAGGAGACCACTTTGTTAGAAATGCTATGTTTTCAAAACGGTAATGCTAACATGAATTCTGATCATTTCCAGGGATACACCACATCCTGAAACATAtgaagatatctttgttagaaagaatactatatttccctggACCgaatgatgctgaatgtaaaCATGTCTCTACTTACCCCAttctcccttactctgtccttCCTGATAACCTCCTGAATAACCATTCATGATTTCCCCCTCCATCATTCGTGACCAGCAGTGATATCTATATATTACATGCCTCTTCGGACCTGACCCCTCATAACTATTTCTCCACACTCATCTCCATATCTTTACCTGTCGCTAACCAGAGTATCTcagcatctctccctctctccctcccttcctctctccatctctctcttcccttcgtACCTTTCCCCTTCTCTTCATCTCcttctcgctttctctttctccatatctctctctccccgttctTGGCTCTTTCTTTCTCCAACTCTctcacccatccctccctctcccattcgttctcccttccctcttcttccttctctctaccccctcattccatctctctctctgccccccttgGCTCGTGTTCATGCATTTAGTTTCTCCGCTGTTAATTTGCCTGAGAATGCATTAGCTGTAATGAAGGCTGAGGGCCGAGGGAATCCTCCAGGGTTCCATTAATCATCCCCCCTCAGACAGGCAACCTTGATTACAAGTGGCAAGAAATTCATTAGAGCCAGGCCTCTGACAACTCTTATCTCCGCCACTAGATCTGACTCATTAGGCAGCCAAATTAAAGCTATGATGGCCCTGATGAAACTCAGCGCTTGTTTATCTTGTGCGATTTGATGCATCTGCCCATACATCACGcttggagatggagagggggacgTCCTGCATGCAAACTCTCCCAGGATGTCAGGGCTTTCGTCTGGGCTCAGGTATGGGATGGAATGGCCTGGCTCTCTATGCGCGGCTATCTAGGAAAATATAGGCGCagatttcatacatttcatacatcacTGTTGAAGATGTGAAGGGGGCTTCCAGCATGCAGACCCTCCCAAGAGGTCAGACAGGCCTCAGGTCCGTGTATAATACTGTCTCTACACTCACTGTGAGGGATGGgatggtctctctgtctcgccaCACAGCTCTCTAGCAAGGAAAGTATTTTAACTAAATTTAGATCTCAAGAAAATGTATAATGTGTCTCAGTTAGGCGGGCTGTGTTTAGGCATACGTACTATGGCATCAATGTAAAAATAATTGTATTATACTCAGTACAATACTACAATGAATGGTGTAAGCCATTTGGCTATGTTCTCCTTATTTATTCTCATGGACAATTACAGTTTCTCTTGCAACAACTGCAGTATTACAGCTGGGAATATGTCACTGTACTTTAATTGTGTATAAGTTCACCTAGTCTGAAATAGCCATAACACTCTGGTACTAAGTAATCTACTTGACATCCAGCATTCGTCAGCTCTCTTAAGACCATAATAAAACCTCCATCACTTGCTCCTGACAACATTAATCCTTATATCACCATCCCAGTGTCACAATCTTGATGCATGAAGTGGACAATAACAAATGACTTCACATTGTGATGGTTGGTCAGATGGCAATGCTACTCATGCTCTTTGTTAGCCAAGCTATGCAGTTGGGCTTTTGATACAAATATCACTGCCAAAACCAACAGCAGGCTTAAGCCGTGCATTTACTTTACCTGAGCCTTATAGTTTGATATAGGCTATGGTTCTCAGATACTGTATTATACCACTTCAATAACTGAAGTTCAGCGGCAGCTTAAAATCTAGATGGTTATTTCCTATAAGGACATAAGGAAGATATTAACTTTCCCCCCATGGCTTTGAGGCCCATGTCAACAATTGCACCACTTGTTACTCGGTTAATATTGAATAAAAGCAATATTTAGTTTATAAGTCAAGATATATCTCAAGTTCAGTTTATAATATAGTCTTCATGGACATGTGGAgactcccagctagcacatttggtttcccattggttctgggaacgaagccacAAGTTTCCTGACCTGTAAAACTGAACTTTgttttaaacgttctgagaactaAAATGAAgattttgcctgttctgggaagTACATGTTTTgtttgcagggaggttctgagaacgttttagtATGGTTACCttaaagttttcctgggaggttttattagctttctgagaatggaaattataggttatttaaatgtaattaaataacgttctgagaaaatgttttaataaCACTGCTGGTTTAGTTTGGGTTAACTACCGAGCggtgcagcggtctaatgcactgcatctcaacacaagaggtgtcactgcagtccctggttcaaatccaggctgcatcacatctggctgtgattggaagtcccataggacggcgcacaattggcccagcgtcgtccgggtttggctggggtaggctgtcattgtaaataagaatttgttcttaactgacttgcctagttaaataaaaggtaaaaactGTTtagaactccaagcacagataggacacatggataTTCATTTGCTtgggcattaatcatgcaaacatgTTTCTTTTTTATTGTGGCATGGCATCAGTGAGATTTAAACCTATGatattctgttctctatccaaggaattagtccactgcagcTCCAGAATGAAGCTAGCAGGATGCAGCTAgtttttttttactcatacaGCTGTACAAttttgtctattcaaacagaccccatttcaaaggataCAAGCACTCATTAAAatcacacttaacaagatagacgATAGCGagagttttgttgacgctgagaacagaatgtatatgtttttaaataacattcttttaACGTTTTTTGAACTGTACTAATGTTTCTTGTGGGTTtctatggaaagttttcttaatgttctgagaacatgactttaaatagaaccatgaggaaacttgaagaaaacgttatgctgaagtactgacgTTCCCACAAAAGAACGCTGTTTCTAAATGTTCTctgaacgttctgagaacatgactttattAAATacaaccatgaggaaacctgtaggaaacgttatacTTAAGTACTAAAATTCCCACCTGAGAAACATATGGTTTTCAGAATGTTTTGTGCAAGCTGGGTATCCTGCGCCATTCCCAGAACTTTGTGGGGAGGTTGCATGCAAATAACCATAGGACACCATGCTCTCACCTAGCTCTAAAACACATATGGTACTCAGAACCTTATGTGCTAACTGGGCTATCTCTTCCTTCCATTTTGAGCAATGTGTTGGTTTAGAACTGCTGCGAGCTGATTAATTAAACTACAgtaatatattataatatagctACAGGATCATAAGAGCCCAATTTGGAAACAGTTCAAAGAGACCTATCGTGTCCAAACTCACATCCGGCTACTAAGGCCAGCAGAGCTTGATATTTTGTACAGCCTACCCCTCAGGTGCCCCCTCCCCTTTAGAAATTTGGCAACCACACTTTAGATGGACCATAGACTCAAGCATTAAATTGCCATGTAAAAACTCCTCTGGGTTGAGAGAGAGGAAACTAGCAGAGGATGAAGAAGGATTTCTGTGGAATTGGGTGAGCCTACCCAGCTAGCatataacgttctgagaaccatatgtttcttagagcttggtgtgAGTGTGGTTGTCTTATGGTTATTGTGCATtaaaccttcccacaactttatgggaatggtgcaggatatccagctagcacataatgttctaagagccatatgtttcttaggtgggaatttcagtatATCAGCGTaacatttcctacaggtttcctcatggctCTATTTCAAGTTGTGTTCTCAGAATGTTctgagaatgttaagaaacaacgttcttctgttgGAATTTCTGTACATCTGCATAagttttctgcaggtttcctgATGGTTCTATTTAAAGGCATGTTCTAAGAATATtaagagaatgttaagaaacagacgacacaacagcagtaggtttgattaccaacaacaacatggttgtgaagaagacgcaacatcgtctcttcaacctcaggaggatgaagaaatGTGGCTGTCACCTAAATCCCTCACCAccttttatagatgcacaattgagagcatcctgtcgggctgcatcaccgcctggtacggcaactgcaccgcccataaccgcagggctctccagagggtggtgcggtctgcacaacgcatcacctggggcaaactacctgccctccaggacacctacaccacccgatgtcacaggaaggccaaaaagatcatcaaggacaacaaccacccgaggcactgcctgttcagcctgctaccatccagaaggtgaggtcagtacaggtgcatcaaagctgggaccgagacactgattaatagcttctatctcaaggccatcagactgttaaacagcccacactaacacagagaggctgctgcctacatacagacttgaaatcattggccactttaataaatggatcaccagtcactttaataatgccactttaataatgtttacatatcttgcattactcatcgcatatgtatatactgtattttataccatctacggcctcttgcctatgctgctcgtcattgctcatccaaatatttatatgaatatattcttattcctttacttagatgtgtgtgtattaggtagttgtggaattgttagattacttgttagatattgctgtactgtcggaactaaaagcacaagcatttcgctacactcgcaataacatctgctaaccatgtgtatgtgaccaataaaatttgattcgattCGATTTGAACAATGTTCTTTTGTGGGAATTtaagtacttcagcataacactttcttcaggtttcctcatggatctatgttctcagaacattaagaaaactttccataaaaaccacaagaaaatattagtaatgttaaataactttctaagaatgttatttaaaaacatatacattcctttCTCAGCAGCAACAAAACTACCTTGTTAAGTGTGctcaggtgtgttggccacgcccactaattggccacacgtgatcttaatgagtgcttgtttttttacatggggtctgtttgaatagactaacaTGAACAGCTTTGcatgaattaaaaaaaacatggtatgctagctccatcctggtggcgcagtggactaattaAATAAATAGAACAAAAGATCATAGGTTGGAATCTCACTGATGCCATACCACAATaaaaaatgtgtttgcatgattaatgcctaagcaaatgaATGTCCATGTGTCcaatctgtgcttggagttcaacaCAGTTAattaagctagcagtgttattaaaagtcttattgaaacatgttctcagaacgttaattcATTACTTTCAAATAACCTATAttttctgttctcagaacataataagacctcccaggaaaactttcagggaaccatagtcaAACGTTCTCAGAACTCCCTGCAAACTAAAAATATACCTTCCCAGAACAGACAAAATGTGCACTTCCATTCTTAgaatgtttaataaatgttcagttttaccggtcaggacAATTATGGCCCCGTTCCCAGacccaatgggaaaccaaaaacgtcccacaacttccaaagaaccaaatgtgctagctggatACACATCCAGTTAGTACATTTTAACAATACACCTATAGGGTTTTGCTTTTGTGTCCTTAAGTGGCACATAACATTTCAAGGAGTGATTTGACAGAGTAAATTATATTTTTGTCATGCATGATGACATCCACTTTGTTTGAATAGGCTTAGCTCACTGTAACGTCTTGGGTGTGTCCATGCATCCCCACGCcaactctgttctgttccctcaatTAACAGCTAAGCACTAGAACACACACCAAACATTCTGGTGTCATCGGAGGTCGAAACTCAACCCACAACTGTCAGCTCTGGCATTGCCTATTTGAAGTCGGAAATTAATTAGGCAAAGCAATTGTTTTTAATTTACAGTAGGCTAATATTGTATTATATTTCGTTTAAATATTGTCATATTATCTCTTCACTTATTTCAGTTGACTTCAACTCAACTTAATTGAGTTGACTTCAACATGACAGCATAATGCAAAAGCAGGTGTCGCTAATTAGCTTAATTTATTGACTCAAATATCGCGCTTGTTAATTTCGTGGACATGTGGGATCAGTTATTCAAACAGGGAGTAGGTCTACCTGAGATAACTTCTGCTGAGATAAGATCTGGGGGGGAAATCATTTAGAACATTTTGAGCACCTGTAGTAACGACGACACAAGCCTACATATAGCCTAAAATAAATTTGTTTTATAGGTGCACCAGTAGCAAATATTTGCTAGTTTTTTTCACATTCTATCTGTTATTTTTATGACTTGCTCTTAGGTTTGAAATGGATGGAAATGGACCTATACTTGAATACCAAATGAATTACATCCACATCAAAATACGTTTAAACATATATCTGTAGCGACCAAATGAAGTTGCAGCTGTGAAAATGTATTCTGTATTCTTGAGTTGAGACTTGCTTAtatacataatacacacacacatacacacacacacacacactgttcagtgTTCATCCTCCCTGGTCTGGTCTCTTCAACTCCTATAAGGATGTATGTTTTGACCGTTCTAATGGCGCTCCATCACTCCACCTCGAGACAACATGCCCCCCTAAAGATAACTGCTGCTTCCAGTCACAAAACCCTCGTCTgttctctcctttatctctgtctgCTTAATGAGAACCTTCATTGAATGTATATCATCAACGCCTAGATAGGGCGAACTGCTGGACTTTGCATACAGTAGGTGAAGTGGAATATGACTTAGTTTTCATTAGTAACAGTCGTCCAATTATGTAGCTAATCCACTCTCACGATTGGAGACACGTTTGTATTTTTTCAAGACCTACAATATCATGACATTGCAATCTCATCCAGGCCTACAGTGGGCAAAAATGGCTTCATATTCATGCCAGATATTACATACAATACAGACGTTTTATTTACTTACTATCTGAAATCAATAATATCAGATTATTAATGCAAATTTTACAAAGGAAAACAACTTTTGAGATTGAGATAATAAATGACAATTTCCATAACTATTATGAATATGCGTATTGTAATCAATTATCAATTATATTGTTCCaaattgttgtattatttgtttattGTTATAGTTCACTTCAAGTTTTAGTAGGCTATTAAAATACAGTGTCATGTAATCGGCTAGTGGTATTTTACTTAATGTATGcgaggaaaatatattttatagaaaGAGAGCTAGCTCACTGTTAATTTTCTGAGAGCAGACAGATGCTATATATAGAGCACAAATCACCATCTCTAAAACTATAGCTAAAACAGCAATAATAATTCATTTAGATACATACCTTTAATATAAATGGATTTATTAAGTCAATATACTTTACAGTATTTCCTTGTttggttatttatttttcttcacaTATACTTTTTCTCTCACAAACAGCTGGCGAATACAGTTCTTACAGTAGCCTACCAAAAATGAAAACTTTGTAAGGTACATGCAAAATGTGATCAACGAAACGATACCAAATACGACAAGTTTGAAATAGCTTCACCGAATGAAGCACATGCAGATAATAAACAGAACAGTTATAGGCCCTAGATATAAATATTTTAGAAAATAATGTTTACAATCTCATTTCATAGTGGCTGTCTGTGTCACCCGACACATATAATATTTACAAATGTACaaacaataaataaaacatgaTATCCTATTTGACAAATTAATTAATCTGCCAAGCGATTACATGATATCGTATGTTGTCAAGTTGATCGGACATTATGTCTCTTGTGATGTAAAAAGTGATCTTGCTGACCAAAAAAATCCATCCCTTTTTGTGCTTCATGCATTTAACAACCCAGAACATTCTATTGTCAGCATTAATGTCCGTTTCTTTTTTAAAGTTTAGGCCAGGATAGTTCATCATGGCCTTGTTTGCTCTATCTGTTGGTGTTGACTCCTCACCGCAAACCTGTTGACGTGCACTGGAATGGGGACCACAATTTTGGGGTTTCTCACAGGCTCTCCCGACCTGTTATTGACGTTTCCCGCTTTGATTCTTTTCCATTTGGCCCTACGATTCTGGAACCAAATTTTGACCTGCACCTCGCTCAATTTAAGTGCGTGTGCTATTTGAGAGCGTTCTGTGAGCGAAAGGTACTTTTTACAATGAAATTCCTTCTCGAGTTCAAGTAGCTGCTCGCTTGTAAAAGCTGTCCGTCTCCTTCTGCTCTTTCCCGCTGAGCTTCCTGGTGGTAACGCTTCCTGTGACCCGGGTTTTAGTTTACACTTTTGGGATAAAGAACCACAGTTGTTCCCATCGGAGAAGCTTTCGTTCTCGCTGTCGACTGCAGAGCTGTCATCTCGGTCACTGCAAACTGCGTCTGCTGATTTCAGGTCAAACTTCTCATCGTCAGAGCTGTACAATTTAGTCTCACCTAAAAAGTGACAATGAAGAAAGACAACATATATTACAACCAATTATGTTCAGCCTACACGTTTACCTCACAAATGCAAATTAGGCATTTATCTCTTTAGAAATTCAGAGACATTGTCTTGGCCACATAGGCCTCTAAAATGAAAATGGAATAGGCATGTTGGAGAGTTCGTATTCTGTGGTCTTTTCGTAAAAGGAAATGAGTAGGCCTATAGTGCCATTTATAACACCTCTATTAACGTAACATTGGCCAATGTCACTTTAAGTAAAACAATGTGTTGAATAAAATTATGCCTAATGTAACAAATAGATTGAAGACAGTGTTTCACAAAATTGAGTTAGGCTAAACAATTCGACTTATTGCACATTTGAAAGTGTGGTTTGTCATGAAACAATGTATTTGTGGAATAGTATGTTACGATGACAATTTCAGCCTTCTAAAAAGTGTGGATGGTGTCTTAAATTTCAGCATCATATTTGCCTTGGATAAACTGCGTGTAACTTTATGCTCAGCACTCAGAGTGTCTTTTTGTGTTGCTAAATGTCTATGCAGTCCAGTCCAAACTATAATTTGGATGACGTTTGCGCGTTTTACGCATTTAGGTCTCAACGTGCCAATCTAACGGAAACGTATGGACACTGGGACTGGAGCTTACCTGGCATAGTTTGAAAAGTTTCCGAGAAGTTGAGTAAGTCCGACCCCTTGTCTCTTCCATGCAGATCATCTGAGTGGGGGCTCTCTTGTCTCCTCGTTCCAGGGTCTGCACTTAACCGAGGTCCGGGGAGCTCTTGGGGAGGATAGAAACTATCCGGCGGATCCGAGAAACTCGGCAGTGTTGTAGTGAGAGCCACCATGGACGGCATCCCCTGTCCCAAACTCGCACAGAATGTGTTGGTAAGACGTCCAGCGAAAGATGCCAACGGCGCCAAAGGAGGTATGCCAGACGGTAAATGTGAATGAGATAAAGATTGAGGAATCATCAAGGGTCTGTACGGCATAAACATTGGGTAGCCCGTGTACAGCAGGTGTCCCGGCCGAGGCTGCGGAGTTCCTATCAAGGAGTCGATCG comes from the Salmo trutta chromosome 21, fSalTru1.1, whole genome shotgun sequence genome and includes:
- the LOC115157791 gene encoding homeobox protein GBX-1, with amino-acid sequence MQRPGGQGTAFSIDSLIGTPQPRPGHLLYTGYPMFMPYRPLMIPQSLSHSHLPSGIPPLAPLASFAGRLTNTFCASLGQGMPSMVALTTTLPSFSDPPDSFYPPQELPGPRLSADPGTRRQESPHSDDLHGRDKGSDLLNFSETFQTMPGETKLYSSDDEKFDLKSADAVCSDRDDSSAVDSENESFSDGNNCGSLSQKCKLKPGSQEALPPGSSAGKSRRRRTAFTSEQLLELEKEFHCKKYLSLTERSQIAHALKLSEVQVKIWFQNRRAKWKRIKAGNVNNRSGEPVRNPKIVVPIPVHVNRFAVRSQHQQIEQTRP